The following proteins come from a genomic window of Ailuropoda melanoleuca isolate Jingjing chromosome 2, ASM200744v2, whole genome shotgun sequence:
- the CCN1 gene encoding CCN family member 1 — protein sequence MSSRTARTLAFAVTLLHLARLALSTCPAACHCPQEAPKCAPGVGLVRDGCGCCKVCAKQLNEDCSKMQPCDHTKGLECNFGASSTALKGICRAQSEGRPCEYNSRIYQNGESFQPNCKHQCTCIDGAVGCIPLCPQELSLPNLGCPNPRLVKVTGQCCEEWVCDEDGAKDPMDDSDGLLGKGLAFDASEVELTRNNELIAVGKGGSLKRLPVFGTEPRILYNPSLHGQKCIVQTTSWSQCSKTCGTGISTRVTNDNLECRLVKETRICEVRPCGQPMYSSLKKGKKCSKTKKSPEPVKFTYAGCSSVKKYRPKYCGSCVDGRCCTPQQTRTVKMRFRCEDGEMFSKNVMMIQSCKCNYNCPHANEAAFPFYRLFNDIHKFRD from the exons ATGAGCTCCCGCACGGCCAGGACGCTCGCCTTCGCCGTCACTCTTCTCCACTTGGCCAGGCTG GCGCTCTCCACCTGCCCCGCCGCCTGCCACTGCCCCCAGGAGGCGCCCAAGTGCGCCCCAGGAGTCGGGCTGGTCCGGGACGGCTGCGGCTGCTGTAAGGTCTGCGCCAAGCAGCTCAACGAGGACTGCAGCAAAATGCAGCCCTGCGACCACACCAAGGGGCTGGAATGCAATTTCGGCGCCAGTTCCACCGCTCTGAAGGGGATCTGCAGAG CTCAGTCAGAGGGCAGACCCTGTGAATATAACTCCAGAATCTACCAGAATGGGGAAAGTTTCCAGCCCAACTGTAAACATCAGTGCACATGTATCGACGGCGCTGTGGGCTGCATTCCTCTGTGTCCGCAAGAACTCTCTCTCCCCAACTTGGGCTGTCCCAACCCCCGGCTGGTCAAAGTTACCGGGCAGTGCTGTGAGGAGTGGGTCTGTGACGAGGATGGTGCCAAGGACCCCATGGACGACAGTGATGGCCTCCTGGGCAAGGGGCTGGCCTTCGATGCCTCGGAGGTGGAGTTAACCAGGAACAATGAATTAATCGCAGTTGGAAAAGGTGGCTCCCTGAAGCGGCTCCCAG TTTTTGGAACAGAACCTCGAATCCTATACAACCCTTCTTTACACGGCCAGAAATGTATCGTTCAAACAACTTCATGGTCCCAGTGCTCAAAGACCTGCGGCACTGGGATCTCCACGCGAGTCACCAATGACAACCTTGAATGCCGCCTGGTGAAGGAGACCCGGATTTGCGAAGTGCGGCCTTGTGGCCAGCCGATGTACAGCAGCCTGAAA AAGGGCAAGAAGTGCAGCAAGACCAAGAAATCCCCGGAACCAGTCAAGTTTACTTACGCTGGATGTTCGAGCGTGAAGAAGTACCGGCCCAAGTACTGCGGCTCATGTGTGGACGGCCGGTGCTGCACGCCGCAGCAGACCCGCACGGTGAAGATGCGCTTCCGCTGCGAAGACGGGGAGATGTTTTCCAAGAACGTCATGATGATCCAGTCCTGCAAGTGCAACTACAACTGCCCGCATGCCAATGAGGCGGCCTTTCCCTTCTACAGGCTGTTCAATGACATTCACAAATTTAGGGACTAA